Part of the Lotus japonicus ecotype B-129 chromosome 6, LjGifu_v1.2 genome, AAATACTCACGCTTCTGCATTAAAATGCTCAACGCCCAGGTCTTCATCCCATATAAATATATAGTCATATGGTGCCACAATGTCAGGGTGCAGAAACCGCTTGGCATACCACCTAGGATGGAAAACAACTAAATGGTCAATATGAATCATATGATAACAAAAATGAAATAGCAAACCACTTTAAAATTAGGTAAACACTATCAACAGAAAAAAGCCACAATAAAAATCTACCATCCAAAATTTAAGAAAACACATTTTTTCTTACCATTTGGTCTGTTTACGAGCACTCACATGAATAGCCCTCTTTGACCATTCAAACTCTTCCCATTCAGTGGTTCGGCCATCATAATGAAATAGAAGGATTGTGAAGTTCTCTGAGAACTGTTCAAGCAATTTTAGTTAAAAGACACATAAATAAGCATGTGCAAACAGAGAGAGGAAGGGACTAAGACCTTTTTCACAGCTGCATCAATATTATGCTTTTGATCATAGCCAACAGTGAAGGTTACAAGGTACTTTGGCTTGGACGTTAAATCCTGCAGGTACCACCTTAGTCAAATGCCGCATCCACTTTGGTTTATTATGTTTCTTTCCCATTAACAAGTAAATTACCTAACAAATATATGCAAAGACTTTTTTTGATAATTTCACTAACTAGCGTATAACACTTAAAAGGCCCTTAATATGTATTTAGCTACATTATTTCCACGGCTCCACGCATGCAAAAGGACAGCTATCTAAGCTTCCATTCCTCCCCatgtaaaaaaatgaaaaataagaagtttttTCTTAGGACATTTGGAGATTGTTACCACATTGAACCTATAAACAGTTTTAGGATACACACCTCACTGGGCTTACCCCACAATCTACGCAAATAAAAGTCTGTCTCAGGTTCAACAATCCCAGGAGGTAATCTTTCTGCGCCTTTCGGATTTGATGGAACCCAAATCTGAAGAGAAACAATAAAAAAGGACAAAGAAATTGATGAATATACACCCAATAATATAAAAACTAAAATCTTTCCAGGAAGCCCTAATGcgtaaaaatatgaaaatgtcatGTAATGGGAGCTTCTAGTAACAGAAGGCTAACAATATTATTTCTTCTCAATCATAGAGGGTATAGAGTCATCAACTTCCTAGATCCGTGTAAATCCAGGAACTAAAAAAGTCCTTATTAATGATGATAGAATACGATATGTACCTTTGATGTATCATTTGATGAGTGATCTACAGATGGACTTCTGTTACTTTTATTTATAAAAGACCAAGCATGTCGACTTGTATATCTGTCTTCAAGGTACGAGAGATCAATGGAGGGAAGCAGACCAGAAGGAAGATTCAGCTGCAAATTACTATGCACAATTAGAATTGGATTATTAAGTCCAATAACATAAAATCATTGAAAATTTTACTTGAGCGCAAAGATGACCCataaggaggaagaagataCTCAGTCTGCACCTTTGTTATTGACAATGTGGGAAATGATACTCCTATAAAGAAGCCGAAAACCACTCCAATAAAAGTTGTCACAAAGAGCCTCATAATTTCACTTGGTTTTCTGGTAGTAAGACTGCAGCCAATGAAAAAGAAATGACACTTGAATGGTGTTACTGACATTAACTGGCATATGAAAAATTTCTCATCGCAAACAAAATAACAAAGTCAGATATCACCAATGATCAGACCTGCGAGTATTGATCCCCATTTATATTCGGAAATTCTCTAGCTTTATTCTCACAAAACTATATGTACAAGCTATGCTTCACCAAGGAACATATCCTCCGTATAAGAAACAGATATGCTTGTCAAACGAATAAAAGTCCTGctgaagaaacaaaaaatgaagaACAAGATATATTAAAAGAAGGAACCAGATAATGATTCAAATGTCAAAGAAGATAAAGGATAACTACTCGACGAAAGAGTTTATATCGTTGACGTTCGCAATACAATATCCCTCAACATGACCCCAAATCCTCAATATACCAGTGGGATTCTCAAGTCCGATCACTTCAGTCCTAGTTATGAAAGCCTTCTACAAACCATATATAGAAACTTATCGGACCATAAACGCGCAAGAGGTTGCCTAGAAGCAACAGCAAATGGACAAAATTTAGCTAGCACCCCTTGCTAAAAGGCAATGAGTAAAACAAATCATATGCAAGAATAACATGTGCATTTCCTCAATAACCTCCTCAATAACTCGAGAGGTTAAACAACTCATCTCATGTGATCTCTTTTGACAAAAGATGATAAACATGATAATGACCCTCAAGAAAACCATGCGGCAGTTTATATGCAAATATAGCAAATACTACCGAaagtaaaagaaagaaagaaaaaggtaCAGAACTTGCCATTTTTGGATTACCAAATTCATTTTGCATTAAGAAAAAGCTTTGCAAAAAAAGCTCTTTTTAGAAATTTAAAGTTTTCCCAGAAGCAAAATAAGTCAATTAAAGTAGGCACAATTCTACGAACTAACCTAATCTAAATTGTGACCAAGGACCatttaattttttgattttgaaatttccGTTACAGTGAAGGATTGCTGTGTAATTTGAAATTACCGTTTTGGGTTTCTATTGATTTTGAAACTGAAAAGACAATTAATTGGAGAAACATACGTACcaggaggaggaagatgaagatctgaggaaaaGTGGAAGGTTTTTTGTGTGTTGAAAGCAGAGAGAGATAAACAAAACAACGGTTAAGTAGCTGAGCTGCGAGGGAGTGGAAACGATGACGGTTTACAAATGAATCGGCGATGGGATCTTCTTCCCTGTGTCTGGTTTGGGTTTATAAGCACTACCAAACAAAAACCTTTCAAAGTTATATCAAGTAACACCAGGgtccttttcaaaaaaaaacaccaGGGTCAAGGTCTTATTCCTTTAGACGTAGAGTTTGGTTTTAGACCCTTTCTTGGTTTTGATTTTGGAGTTCCCTTCTTATACCGCCATTTGATATAAGTGACTtttcaaacaaacaaacacGGTGATTTATCATGGGGTGTGTAAAAATCTTTTACAACTCTCCCTGCATGGAAAAAATTTCtctcttttatgttttcattatTCGGATGAGGCAATTTTGTTTGAAGTGAGAACATCGACATCATAATGATGGGTAAATTCTGTGGTATTCATAAAATATTTTGAGTATGAGAAATTTTGGGAAGCCTGagcaaattttaaaattgcaaATTAATACACCACAATCTATAAAAAGTTATAAACCGAAAAAAAATCGTCATTTTACCAACAAAAGTATACTGGTTTATGTTAAGTCTAAGTATGAGGTTTACTTTCatcattcttttaattttacCATGAAGCTTGGATTTTCTAAGTAGCACTAGTTAATGAAGAACAAAAGTTTGGTTACACTAGTACAGGATTAAGTATTAACTTACCTAATTCTGCTAGTTATGAAGATTGCTTTGATATTGTTACCTCTTTCATTGTTGTATCAAGAAAAAACCTTGGTAGCTAGATGCAATAAGTTAGTTGATAAAACTTTCTTCTAATGTTCGACACTTGGTATAACTTCTTATTACTAGAAGGATAAGATTTGGTTTTGGTGTAACTACTTTCTTTTTATAATACAGTAGTTTGAGATTTGTCAAAAAACCATACTTAGCTAATGTAAATGTTACGAAAAAAACCTCATACTTTTagagttaaataaaaaaacactaaaaGCCAACACTAACAAACAAATACAATAAGATTAATAAGAgtatctccaatgcaaggttcttaattcttattttggagttaagaactaagaactttaccattggaggagctgacatggactccttagttcttaaaaataagaactcggttcttatataaggagttttactttttgagttcttagcttaaaatattaattatttctctctcatccaaattactttattactttatgagttttgttttattactttatggaaataaaaagtataaataatgtagttggtgggaccaaatgaatagtggtaagaactaagaactaagaactcatggttggagcaaaattgcttgagagttgcttaaacacatgtggcaatacgagcccacatgaatagtgctaagaactaagaaataagaactagcattggagatgcttgGACTGGGCAAGACCCCAGGGTCCTTCGCCTAGGAGACATGACCTTGGGCGTAGGACacgccatgaccttgggcctcccttcccaaagtccaactggcccatttagacagactaaaggcgccaaagcccaactccacctctataaataggaggggaataccaattatAAGGGattcttagctcatttgagaaataatagcattgaaattcagttatattttctctctctaagcggttagagtttctctctttaagcattcacatcactttcctcacactttgggtactacccttcctctctatgttctagcacggaacatttgacgccgtctgtggggatcggtagatttctattcccAGACTATGTGGATTGTGATTCAGTGTAGTGAAGCTTGCTTTTCTGTACGATTTTCCTCATCCGGACTTGGTTCTCGGGTTATTGCGATTTGATTTCGAAAAGTTCGATCCTCTAAGAGATTCTCCGTAATTCGAAGGTTTTTGGCGGAATTTTTGTTTTCATTAGCGAAGTTTGATGAAGACGCCTCGCCAACGACGTGGCAACGACGTCTCTTCCTCGCGCACCGCAAGGAGCGATAGAAATCGCTGTGCAGAAGCACGTCGAGCGCTAAGTGGCGACTTGAAGATGCAAAATGAGTGTTTACAGGAGCAGTTGAAGTACTATCACCTCCGGCAGTGgaatcaagaggaggaggaagctgcGGCTACGACCGGAACCAAGCCTTTCTCGGCGGCTGTACGAGAGGTGACGGTACCGGACGGCATGACGAACCTCGTGTTGGAGGCGTACGACGGACAAACCAGTCCAAAGGATCATCTGTCTCGTTTTGATGCGAAGATGGCGAAGTACGCGGTTTCCGACGCTGTGAAATGCAGGATGCTTCCGTCAACGTTTCGAGGCGCAGCAAAGGAATGGTTCACGAATCTGCCTCCAGGATCCATAGCTAAGTTACGcgatttctcatcaaaattccttgaCCATTTCTCTGCGAGAACGATCGAGGATCTGTTTGATATTCGGCAGGAGGAACGTGAAACAATATGTGAAACGATACAGTTCCATATCCGCGAGGTTCGAGGAATTGCAGCCACGCGTGTGCGTGTGTGCTTTCAAAGGCGGTCTGTCACGGGGAGAATTTTATTGCGAGCTGAGTAGGGAGCTGGCATGCTCAATGGTGGAAGTCCGCGCCCGAGCGCAGGACTACATCTTAAAAGAGGAAATTGAAGCGCACAAGAGGAAGGGCGAGCGAGCGGCAAATGTGTCGCTGGCAAGGAAAATGAtacaagacaaggaagcaagTCGCGAGCAGAGGTTTGAGGAAGCTGACCTGTTCATAAAGAAGAATAAAGGATAGCTACTCCGCCCGAAAATGAGGGATAGAAAGCACTGGTGCCCTCGCCGAGAAGCGAAGGTAAGCCAGCGAATGAGGTCGTAGGGATGCTCAAATAAGGAGTTAGCAAAGTTACTTCTCGAGGCGGAAATTGAGAACATGAACAGAGTCGGCGAGCGCAGAAAGGACCCCAGAAGCGAGGCGAGGAATCCGCTgaggtggtgtgagtaccacaactTAGAGGGCCATAACACCACCGACTGTTTCATGCTGAAGGGTCGAATCAGGCAGCTGATCAGGGCGAAACTGCCGCAAGAGGCGAAGGggaaggaatttgaagaagctgaTAGCGGCGAGGGCGGAGGAACGGTTGAAGCAACGAACACAATCGCTGGAGGTTTCGAAGTTTGCAACGACGTATCGGCGGCGGGCCGGGAAACAGTGGGGGCGACAGCATCGGTACAGGTGTATCCAGGACCATTTGGGTGCCCACATCCAGACATAGTGATGTCGACCGCAGATTTCAAGGGAATCAAGGCCCATACGGACGATCCGTTAGTAGTAATGGTAAGAATAAAATGTTTCAACGTACAGAGGGTGCTTTTAGACCAGAGCAGCTCGGCGGATATAATCTATGAGGACGCATTCAGACAGATGGGGCTGACGGACAATGATTTAAAGCCATACACGGGAAGTTTGGTAGGTTTCTCCGGGAAGCAAGTTCAGGTACGTGGCTACGTAGAGTTGGATACAGTTTTCGGAGTGGGCGAGGACGCCGAGCTCTTGAGGATAAAATATCTGGTCCTACAAGTCGCGGCAGCTTATAACGTCATCATAGGGCGAGGTACCTTAAATCGCCTCCATGCAGTGATATCTACGGCCCACCTTGCAGTAAAGTATCCCCTACTTTGCGGAAGGATAGAGAAACTGGCAGTAGACCAAAAGGGGGCGAGGAAGTGCCATAGCaattgcctcaacctgtatggcaGAAAAGGAGCTGGCGACGGGCACAAGTGCCACGAGATTGGGACGTCTAAAGGCAGTGAAGGTGAACAAGAGCATTTGGGAGAACAGAGCCAGAGCGACGGCGACGAAAGGAAGGGGATGAATCAGGGCGAAGAATCCCGTAGGATAAGGGAAGGCAAGCTCTACGCTCAAAAAGATAATGAGTGGTATGACGAGAACTGGGACATGAACGCTACCAGTAGAGGAATACTGGAAATCGAGCCCAGACTCACCAAGGAACAAGAACAACGCTTGAGTGAACTAGTAGAAGATAACGTTGACCTCTTCAATTGGGGGAAAAGAGGAACTGTTTGTGGGGAGCCGCCTGCATTTGCTTGGCCCCCTCGGAAGGCAGGAAAGGGAGAAACTCATCGTCAGACCAGGaatgaaggaaagaaaagagcAGAAGGAAGGGGTAACAAGAGGGAGGGCAAGCAACAAAGGGATGGGGACAGAAGACCAACGAAGTCAGCTCGGCCCGCCAATCGCGAGGAAGGACAGGGACAGATCCCTCGCCATGGCAGAGAAGGCAAAGAAGGCGAGGAAGACATGATGCTGGGAGTAATACTCTGATTAAAAAGGAGACCCTTGGTACAAAGACAACAAAGATAATCTAAGGACTCCTAACATTTTGAGTTGGCTCTactgttgggtccaggtgggccagcatcttgcctgcaggtagcattcgaaacggggcgctgtctgctacgctataagaaataacgttgcgccctcactaacaccaattggttttgacgtagtggtaagcgcgtgatcctacaagtggtatcagagccaggtcccgtgttcgaatcccacggaaggcatgttgtgcagctagtttggctggcaggtgctggggggggggattgttgggtccaggtgggccagcatcctacctgcaggtagcattcgaaacggggcgctgtctgctacgctataagaaataacgttgcgccctcactaacaccaattggttttggcgtagtggtaagcgcgtgatcctacatcTACGTGTTCTTCCGTCAGGAAACGCTCGGCGACGGAGCCTGGAGGATCGTCGGGCCCGACCAATCCTGTGGGTGTAACCCTCTTAAATGCCCCCATCTGGCTGAGATCAATAAGAGGATGAAGATGTttgacttgggctttggcgaggaagaagCCTCGGCCGCATTCAGAAACGGCAGCAACAGCAGCCTCTGACCTCAATCTTTCTTCTAAGGCCTTCGCGTCAAGATGGGCTTGAGTCTTCGCTGAGGATAGAAGATCATCTTTCTTCGCCAGGTCAGATCGAAGGTTTTCAAGGTCGACCTCCGTCAAAGCTATTTGGTCTGCTTTCGCGCTCGATTCTAGCTGCGCCTCCTGCCGCAGCTCTGCAAGAGCTTTCTCCAATTCAGAAATCCTCCTATCTCGAAACTCTAAGCTAACTTCAGCACGAGCGGACTGCTCGGTTAGCTCTTTGGAAAAGGAGTTTTCCTTGGCGATCAGTTGAGCGGCGAGCACTTCTTGATCCTCAGcaagttgagaattgagagcGCGGAGGCACGTCACTTCGGATCGTAATTCGTCAGCATCCTGGGCGGAGCGCCTATAGTAGTGGAACGCGTGGAGCACTCCCACCACAGCCCCTTCAGAGACATTATCCAAACCACGCTACTTAACAACTTCATCCATTCGCGCCATTTGGGCTGATGTCAAAGTTAAAGAATACGGGAATCCCCGACTCACGGACCCTGAGAAGGGGGTGGAAGTATGAGCAGGTGGAGGAGGGGCGTTGGCGGAAGACGTCAGGTTTGGACCAAGCGGCGACGAGATAACTGTTGGATGGGAAAGTGAGCGGTCGACAAGACCGTGTTGGGCTGGAATCGTCCCTGAAGGCTCGCTGGAATTCAACCTTTTCGGGGAAGGGCGAGGATCCTCCTCGCCAAGGGGCCGTTTTCCGCTCGCCTGGATTCTCAACAGAGACGTCTTGTCGCCTTTCAAATTTATTCGACGGTGATGCTAGGCCAGATAGGGTTGAAGCGCTAACGACCAGGCCTAGCTTCCAGGGAAACCCAGCTGCGCTGCGGGGAGGGCTGGACAGATACgcgatagaaataaaagaaggtCGAAGGTTCAAGTTCGTGGTGAATCGCGTCGCAGAGAATTTCGAAACACCGGAGGAAGGCCCAACTATTGGGATGAAGTTGACTAGGAGCCGCATTGATATTGTGAAGAACGGAGCagataaaaagggaaaaaggaaatttaatcTTCAAATTTGTGAACATATACCCATACACATAAAAGAAGTGAGGAGCACCCACGAAGTCATCTTTAGGACGAAGCCAAGGGCGTTCAAGGGGTGAGCAGGCACTGACATACAGAAACTtgtcaagaggtttctcatgacaaaaTCCGCTGGATTCTGTGGAAATCTCCCAAATGGACGATTCTTTTTCCAAACTTGACTGTTGGTTAGGCATTGTCCCGGCGGGCAAAGCCCTCGCGGCGGGAGCACTTAAAGATTTCCAAGTCCTCGTTCGGAAGGCAATGACGTATTTTTCTTCAAGAAGAACGCCTTCTGGAGGGGGCGGGAGAACAGGAGGAACGCACCGGAGAGGGGTGGCAGCGACGACATTGCGTTTGGAACTTTTGGTCTGGCGCTTTGGAGTCATTGCAGAGGGATTGCAAGGAATAAAGGTAATTTTGACACTGGACAAGTTcgcgtaatggtgaagaagcaAAGGTTCGTAATCGTAAAGGAACGAAAGGGGTTAGTGAGATAATGCTGTTATAAGCGGGGAGTGACGTGTAGAAGGGAACGTGTAGGAAGAAGTTGTGGACGGTTATCGAGAGATGTGGAGAAAAAAGAGAGGTTGTGCCCCATGACGTCAGGAAATGACATGATTGCAGTTGCGAAATTCTAGGGACTGAGAAagacgcattaaatgaaaagttgcaacggttgctgccgattggttaaaattcaaattgtcaaagttgtgaCGTGACTGGAAGGGACATGTCAAAGGTAGCGGTTGAGATCCTATGGGTTCACTGACCCTGGCGTCACTTCAAGGCTCGACGCGTGGGATGGACACAACACGCGACAGAGTGTCACGATTCAAGGCACGTGCATAACTATGCTGAGGCGGGCGGACTAAAAGCAGCCGCCACAAGCCTGCTTGTGGACTGGGGTCGCCCGGAAGAAGAGGGCGCAGCTGAAGGTCCAAAGTGTCGATTGCAAAAGGCTTTATTtatcaggccatgttggccatcgtttttcacttctagattttaagtttttaagttttagtcGGCATCCTTAGGGCTATCGCCTTGTTTcttgcttaaagacacacttagctctcatgcttcgagctcggtgtcttgtggacttgtggactgggcgagaccccagggtccctcgcccaggagacctgaCCTTGGGCGTAGGACacgccatgaccttgggcctcccttcccgaagcccaactggcccatttagacagactaaaggcgccaaagcccaacttcacctctataaataggaggggaataccaattgtaacggattcttagctcatttgagaaataatagcattgaaattcagttatattttctctctctaagcggttagagtttctctctctaagcattcacatcactttcctcacactttgggtactacccttcctctctatgttctagcacggaacaatGCTCTAATGCACATATGTTTTTAATGGGAAAAGAACCACCTCCAGTCCTCCACCCACCCACTCACAATAAAGTGTAATTAAATATAATCAGATTCCAATTTTCATAACTAATAGCCACATttccataaaaataaaaataaaaactagtaGCCACATTCCAATTCAAGTTCAAGTCTCGAGCCTTTCCCCCATAAAGGCTATCCCCAATCCAATAAGCAATAGTTTAGTTTCCATAGCCAGATAAGTGATATTGTGATAGCCACACATTTTCCCATCTTAGCCAATTTTTAAACCACATGTTACCAATTCCCTTCTCACTGTTCCCCTTTCCCAATTTCCCATCTCAATTTCACTTCTGACTTACCAAACTGCCACCATCTTCTCGAGCAGCAACTCTGCAAGCCTCACTCTTTGTCTCACCCATTCTCTTCACTCACCCACGACCGCCCCCTCACTCACTCAGCCATGAGCCACCGCCTCACTCCCTTAGCTCACCCACAAGCCACAGCGACCTGTACAGCGGCGAAACCACTCGCTTGTCTTCACTCACATATGACCCACCCACCACCGCTTCACCCACCGCCTCACACACTCACCCACCCACCGCTTCACACAACACAACCGATCAACAGAGTTACAGTCTTACAGAGGTGAACACTGAACAGCGATCAACAGAGTCAAATAGGTTTTACCTCAGAGAGAAAGGAGCAAAGCAGCAATCATCGATGGATCTTTTTTTTCCCCTTCCTTTTTCTGAAGAGTATTGTATTTATGATTAAGTCCCTAAATGTTGACCTACCTTTTAAATTTTGCCCAtactcttctttttttttttggcccaAAAGCTGCCTGGTCCaaagaaatttttttcttttttttattagagCCTGGGCATAGGGCCAGGCACGCCAGGCGGTGGATCCGCCTCTGAGTATGATACTCGCATTGAGTAATTTAATAgatgattattatattttttttaggtaaattttacattttcacatttcattttactattcaat contains:
- the LOC130723948 gene encoding uncharacterized protein LOC130723948 is translated as MGINTRSLTTRKPSEIMRLFVTTFIGVVFGFFIGVSFPTLSITKLNLPSGLLPSIDLSYLEDRYTSRHAWSFINKSNRSPSVDHSSNDTSKIWVPSNPKGAERLPPGIVEPETDFYLRRLWGKPSEDLTSKPKYLVTFTVGYDQKHNIDAAVKKFSENFTILLFHYDGRTTEWEEFEWSKRAIHVSARKQTKWWYAKRFLHPDIVAPYDYIFIWDEDLGVEHFNAEAYLKLVRKHGLEISQPGLEPNKGLTWQMTKRRGDSEVHKMTEEKPGWCSDPHLPPCAAFVEIMAPVFSRDAWRCVWHMIQNDLVHGWGLDFALRRCVEPAHEKIGVVDSQWIVHQGVPTLGNQGESKTGGKPWQGVRERCKKEWTMFQSRLAYAENAYFKSIGVDLSNSTAH